From the genome of Deinococcus sp. JMULE3, one region includes:
- a CDS encoding S8 family serine peptidase, translating into MKKRNLLMLGAALTLGGLSQAEAGRISPGLLQRAQKGDQTKVGVIVRFQFANDARGRAQFKNLRAQLNSKLAALGPSAGFINQALKSGQATQLWLDQSIYLPMTPVQARALALLPFVSDVFENFKVQIPKPQRAVALSAAAAAPGEAWHLAKIGAPQAWAAGFKGQGIKIGHLDSGIDASHPQLNGKVAAFAEFNADGDRVPNAAARDTTNHGTHTAGLLVGDTVGVAPSAKVISALVLPNNEGTFAQVIAGMQYVLDPDNNADTDDGADVVNMSLGIPGTYDEFIVPVQNMLKAGVVPVFAIGNFGPTSASTGSPGNLPDAIGVGAVGQDGQVASFSSRGPVNWNSIIKGVFVKPDIAAPGVEITSAFPGAKYGALSGSSQASPIAAGAVALMLSAKPGTSVDAVKNALYTSASNAGSKNNNVGFGLISVPGAMGKLGVNVSAPAPAPAPAPTPAPTPAPTPAPTPAPTPAPTPAPTPAPTPTPTPAPTPAPAPTPAPAPTGPAGYSLCALEGSKCNFSGQKDAAFGTAGKYLTGVGTDGFNCTVAEWGRDPAPGLKKGCFIKDRPGTPAPTPAPAPTPAPAPSTGKKPTVMLVDDDMGQGPDVTAALRDAIKANAATGGAFVWNTQSQGQVPLSELRRADIVVWATGEQYQNTITPADQNTLQQYVAGGGNLLITGQDIGYDIGTSAFYTGILKTRFVADSSGQAKFVTRGAFGNTAFTLNAQGSAANQYYPDVIADQGGSSVVASWGTANATAGTITAQSIRVDPNRNRAAQKVKEPRGLVEQLAASVVNTVLGQIFGGNTQAQGQNRPRVSAQSAGENAGAIVANDAGKYRTVTMGFGMEGLTPNSRNMLMKTAFDWLMK; encoded by the coding sequence ATGAAGAAGCGAAACCTCTTGATGCTTGGCGCGGCCCTGACCCTGGGCGGCCTGAGCCAGGCAGAAGCGGGCCGGATCTCCCCCGGTCTGCTGCAACGCGCCCAGAAGGGCGACCAGACCAAGGTCGGCGTCATCGTGCGCTTCCAGTTCGCCAACGACGCGCGGGGACGCGCGCAGTTCAAGAACCTCCGGGCGCAGCTGAACAGCAAACTCGCCGCGCTGGGACCATCCGCCGGATTCATCAATCAGGCCCTCAAGAGCGGTCAGGCCACCCAGCTGTGGCTCGATCAGAGCATCTACCTGCCCATGACGCCCGTGCAGGCTCGGGCCCTGGCCCTGCTGCCCTTCGTCAGTGACGTGTTCGAGAACTTCAAGGTGCAGATTCCCAAGCCGCAGCGGGCCGTCGCCCTGAGCGCCGCCGCCGCCGCGCCCGGCGAGGCGTGGCACCTCGCGAAGATCGGCGCGCCGCAGGCGTGGGCCGCCGGGTTCAAGGGCCAGGGCATCAAGATCGGGCACCTGGACAGCGGCATCGACGCCAGCCACCCCCAGCTGAACGGCAAGGTCGCCGCGTTCGCGGAGTTCAACGCGGACGGGGACCGCGTCCCGAACGCCGCCGCGCGCGACACCACCAACCACGGCACGCACACGGCGGGCCTGCTGGTCGGCGACACTGTGGGCGTGGCGCCCAGCGCCAAGGTCATCAGCGCGCTGGTCCTCCCGAACAACGAGGGCACCTTCGCGCAGGTCATCGCGGGCATGCAGTATGTGCTGGACCCGGACAACAACGCCGACACCGACGACGGCGCCGACGTCGTGAACATGAGCCTGGGCATTCCCGGCACGTACGACGAGTTCATCGTGCCGGTGCAGAACATGCTCAAGGCGGGCGTGGTGCCGGTGTTCGCCATCGGGAACTTCGGGCCGACCTCGGCCAGCACCGGCAGCCCCGGCAACCTGCCCGATGCGATCGGCGTGGGCGCCGTGGGCCAGGACGGACAGGTGGCCAGCTTCAGCAGCCGCGGTCCCGTGAACTGGAACAGCATCATCAAGGGCGTGTTCGTGAAGCCCGACATCGCCGCGCCGGGCGTGGAGATCACCAGCGCCTTCCCCGGTGCGAAGTACGGCGCGCTGAGCGGGTCCTCGCAGGCCAGCCCGATCGCGGCGGGTGCGGTGGCACTGATGCTCTCGGCGAAACCCGGCACCAGCGTGGACGCCGTGAAGAACGCGCTGTACACCAGCGCCAGCAACGCGGGCAGCAAGAACAACAACGTCGGCTTCGGCCTGATCAGCGTGCCCGGCGCGATGGGCAAGCTGGGTGTCAACGTGAGTGCTCCGGCCCCTGCACCAGCCCCTGCACCGACCCCCGCCCCGACGCCAGCACCGACCCCGGCCCCCACGCCTGCCCCCACCCCGGCACCGACCCCGGCACCGACCCCCGCCCCGACGCCCACGCCCACCCCAGCGCCTACTCCGGCCCCCGCTCCCACGCCCGCTCCGGCGCCGACCGGTCCGGCCGGGTACAGCCTGTGCGCGCTGGAAGGCAGCAAGTGCAACTTCAGCGGGCAGAAGGACGCCGCCTTCGGCACCGCCGGGAAGTACCTGACGGGCGTCGGCACGGACGGCTTCAACTGCACGGTCGCCGAGTGGGGCCGCGACCCCGCCCCCGGCCTGAAGAAGGGCTGTTTCATCAAGGACCGCCCCGGCACGCCCGCGCCCACCCCGGCCCCTGCCCCGACTCCTGCGCCCGCACCCAGCACTGGCAAGAAACCCACCGTCATGCTCGTGGATGACGACATGGGCCAGGGACCGGACGTGACGGCCGCGCTGCGCGACGCCATCAAGGCCAACGCCGCGACCGGCGGGGCGTTCGTGTGGAACACCCAGAGCCAGGGCCAGGTGCCGCTGAGTGAACTCAGGCGCGCGGACATCGTCGTGTGGGCGACCGGCGAGCAGTACCAGAACACCATCACCCCCGCCGACCAGAACACCCTGCAGCAGTACGTGGCGGGCGGCGGCAACCTGCTCATCACCGGTCAGGACATCGGCTACGACATCGGCACGAGTGCCTTCTACACCGGCATCCTGAAGACGCGCTTCGTGGCGGACAGCAGCGGCCAGGCGAAATTCGTGACGCGCGGCGCCTTCGGCAACACCGCCTTCACCCTGAACGCCCAGGGCAGCGCCGCCAACCAGTATTACCCCGACGTGATCGCCGACCAGGGCGGCAGCAGCGTGGTCGCCTCGTGGGGCACCGCCAACGCGACCGCCGGGACGATCACCGCGCAGAGCATCCGCGTGGACCCCAACAGGAACCGCGCCGCGCAGAAGGTCAAGGAACCCCGCGGGCTGGTCGAGCAGCTGGCCGCCAGCGTCGTGAACACCGTCCTGGGCCAGATCTTCGGCGGGAACACCCAGGCGCAGGGGCAGAACCGCCCGCGCGTCAGCGCCCAGTCCGCCGGTGAGAACGCCGGGGCGATCGTCGCGAACGACGCCGGGAAGTACCGCACCGTCACCATGGGCTTCGGGATGGAAGGCCTGACGCCCAACAGCCGCAACATGCTGATGAAGACCGCCTTCGACTGGCTGATGAAGTAA
- a CDS encoding CBS domain-containing protein, whose translation MTTLRDIMTTDLTTTDPRATLKEVATLMREQDIGNVLIIDGDTLSGIITDRDIVIRAVAYGHDLGSAATDYATGSVFTMDAGASVQDAAKAMADRQLRRLPVTDGAKVVGIVSLADLATRTSGGADEKALQGISQPTI comes from the coding sequence ATGACCACCCTGCGCGACATCATGACCACCGACCTGACCACCACCGACCCCCGCGCCACCCTGAAGGAGGTCGCCACGCTGATGCGCGAGCAGGACATCGGCAACGTGCTGATCATAGACGGCGACACGCTGAGCGGCATCATCACCGACCGGGACATCGTCATTCGCGCCGTGGCGTACGGGCACGACCTGGGCAGCGCCGCGACCGATTACGCCACCGGCAGCGTGTTCACCATGGACGCGGGCGCCAGCGTGCAGGACGCCGCGAAGGCCATGGCGGACCGCCAGTTGCGCCGCCTGCCCGTCACGGACGGCGCGAAGGTCGTGGGGATCGTGAGCCTCGCGGACCTCGCCACGCGCACCAGTGGCGGCGCGGACGAGAAGGCGCTTCAGGGCATCAGCCAGCCCACGATCTGA
- a CDS encoding oxidoreductase: protein MTPIKSPLAPRADAADLLKDTDLHGQTAVVTGGASGLGVETVRALLSAGARVIMPVRDTARGQQVARDLAQATGNSDVHVLHLDLSSLASVRQAAGEILVLAPQIRMLINNAGVMATPQGQTADGFETQFGTNHLGHFQFTRLLMPALLAAAPARVVSLSSSGHRISDIRWDDPNFQSTPYEPWQAYGQSKTANALFAVELNRRYADQGVTANAVHPGGIMTGLQKHMPEGEAQRRGWVDENGVPNPAFKTPAQGASTSVWAATAPELDGVGGLFLEDLQQSTPLDEASPNPLFGYKPHALDADSARRLWTLSEELIDQTGK, encoded by the coding sequence ATGACCCCGATCAAGAGCCCACTGGCCCCCCGCGCCGACGCCGCCGACCTCCTGAAGGACACCGACCTGCACGGGCAGACCGCCGTCGTGACCGGCGGCGCCTCCGGCCTGGGCGTCGAGACCGTCCGCGCCCTCTTGAGCGCCGGGGCGCGCGTGATCATGCCCGTCCGCGACACCGCACGCGGCCAGCAGGTCGCCCGTGACCTCGCCCAGGCCACCGGCAACAGCGATGTGCACGTGCTGCACCTTGACCTGTCCTCACTCGCGTCGGTCCGGCAGGCCGCCGGAGAGATCCTCGTGCTCGCCCCACAGATCAGGATGCTCATCAACAACGCGGGCGTCATGGCCACCCCGCAGGGCCAGACTGCCGACGGCTTCGAGACCCAGTTCGGCACGAACCACCTGGGGCACTTCCAGTTCACGCGGCTGCTGATGCCCGCCCTGCTGGCCGCCGCGCCCGCCCGCGTGGTGTCGCTGAGCAGCAGCGGCCACCGCATCAGTGACATCCGCTGGGACGACCCGAACTTCCAGAGCACCCCGTACGAGCCCTGGCAGGCGTACGGGCAGAGCAAGACCGCCAACGCCCTGTTCGCCGTGGAACTCAACCGCCGCTACGCCGACCAGGGCGTCACCGCGAACGCCGTCCACCCCGGCGGGATCATGACCGGGCTGCAGAAGCACATGCCCGAAGGCGAGGCGCAGCGGCGCGGCTGGGTGGACGAGAATGGCGTGCCCAACCCCGCCTTCAAGACCCCCGCGCAGGGCGCCAGCACCAGCGTCTGGGCGGCCACCGCGCCCGAACTGGACGGCGTGGGCGGCCTGTTCCTTGAGGACCTCCAGCAGAGCACCCCGCTGGACGAGGCCAGCCCCAACCCGCTGTTCGGGTACAAACCCCACGCGCTCGACGCGGACAGCGCCCGCCGCCTGTGGACCCTCAGCGAGGAGCTGATCGATCAGACCGGGAAGTAA
- a CDS encoding DnaJ C-terminal domain-containing protein yields the protein MAYKDYYDVLGVSRGASDADIKSAYRKLAKQYHPDKNAGDEKAAERFKEIGEAYAVLSDPEKRKVFDQFGHTGQVPPGYQGGGFQGGDFAGFDGSQFSDFFQGLFGGAGRRGGAGFQGGAQVNLEDLLGGGLGGAGQSRRFVQNVEGELQVTLEEAFSGSDEVINVDGKRLSLRVPAGTRDGARLRLAGQGPGGGDVLLTIRVLEDARFDLDGDHLTTSVDVPAPVAALGGDVTVQTLSGKGNLSVPPGSSGGRRMRLRGQGWPKKDGTRGDLYVRLNVTVPATLSDEQKELYRKLRDLG from the coding sequence ATGGCGTACAAGGACTACTACGACGTGCTGGGCGTGTCGCGCGGCGCGTCCGACGCGGACATCAAGAGTGCGTACCGCAAACTGGCCAAGCAGTACCACCCGGACAAGAACGCCGGGGACGAGAAGGCCGCCGAGCGGTTCAAGGAGATCGGCGAGGCCTACGCGGTCCTCAGCGACCCGGAAAAACGCAAGGTGTTCGACCAGTTCGGGCACACCGGGCAGGTGCCCCCCGGCTACCAGGGCGGCGGGTTCCAGGGTGGGGACTTCGCGGGCTTCGACGGGTCGCAGTTCAGCGACTTCTTCCAGGGGCTGTTCGGCGGGGCCGGGCGTCGGGGCGGCGCGGGCTTCCAGGGGGGCGCGCAGGTGAACCTCGAGGATCTGCTCGGCGGCGGCCTGGGCGGCGCGGGGCAGAGTCGCCGCTTCGTGCAGAACGTGGAGGGTGAGCTGCAGGTCACGCTGGAGGAGGCCTTCAGCGGCTCCGACGAGGTCATCAACGTGGACGGCAAGCGCCTGAGCCTGCGCGTCCCGGCGGGCACGCGCGACGGCGCGCGGCTGCGGCTGGCCGGGCAGGGGCCGGGCGGCGGGGACGTGCTGCTGACCATCCGCGTGCTGGAGGACGCCCGCTTCGATCTGGACGGCGACCACCTGACCACCAGCGTGGACGTGCCTGCGCCCGTCGCGGCGCTGGGCGGGGACGTGACCGTGCAGACCCTGAGTGGCAAAGGGAACCTGAGCGTGCCCCCCGGCAGCAGCGGTGGGCGGCGTATGCGTCTGCGCGGGCAGGGCTGGCCGAAGAAGGACGGCACGCGCGGCGACCTGTACGTGCGCCTGAACGTCACCGTGCCTGCCACCCTGAGTGACGAGCAGAAGGAGCTGTACCGCAAACTGCGCGACCTCGGGTAA
- a CDS encoding VF530 family DNA-binding protein encodes MVDGEKGLPRQSSTARDPLHGVTLERVVTHLQAEYGWDELARRIPVKCFQSNPSVTSSLKLLRKEGWAREQVEGEYVRLVHRENANPLIEALKTGTLTDDVQAPSQTKTHEALGWALRHGVAEADLLALLGRIHDVNFWPGTSTLPLLNLAIDRDAPPTFVRALLQAGALPDDPRYWLPLLHSVDVEGQAYKDGRRAPRTDVLDLLVARGAQPGQADRRGVTAREIATAYGLRVVLNRLEQLGA; translated from the coding sequence ATGGTTGATGGAGAGAAAGGCCTGCCGCGTCAGTCATCAACGGCCCGCGATCCTTTACATGGCGTGACGCTGGAACGCGTCGTGACGCACCTCCAGGCCGAGTACGGTTGGGACGAGCTGGCGCGGCGCATTCCGGTGAAGTGCTTTCAGAGCAACCCCAGCGTGACGAGCAGTCTGAAGCTGCTGCGCAAGGAAGGCTGGGCGCGCGAGCAGGTGGAGGGCGAGTACGTGCGGCTCGTGCACCGCGAGAACGCCAACCCGCTGATCGAGGCGCTCAAGACCGGCACCCTGACGGACGACGTGCAGGCCCCAAGTCAGACGAAGACGCACGAGGCGCTGGGCTGGGCGCTGCGGCACGGCGTGGCGGAGGCGGACCTGCTGGCCTTGCTGGGCCGCATTCACGATGTGAACTTCTGGCCGGGCACCTCGACGCTGCCGCTGCTGAACCTCGCCATCGATCGGGACGCGCCGCCCACCTTCGTCCGGGCGCTGCTCCAGGCGGGCGCGCTGCCGGACGACCCGCGTTACTGGCTGCCGCTGCTGCACAGCGTGGACGTGGAAGGACAGGCGTACAAGGATGGGCGCCGCGCGCCGCGCACGGACGTGCTGGACCTGCTCGTGGCGCGCGGCGCGCAGCCGGGGCAGGCGGACCGGCGCGGCGTGACCGCCCGCGAGATCGCCACGGCGTACGGGCTGCGGGTGGTGCTCAACCGCCTGGAACAGCTGGGCGCCTAG
- a CDS encoding nucleotide exchange factor GrpE produces the protein MFRKRGPKMTDDQHKPTDTAPTDTTEATAKTVTEDGLDIPDTEADNMAEDAETAFPGMDGLDEGMLGQVQEMMAKLERADELEKENADLKNRLARLATDFDSYRRRTQEDVNAAQGQGVSKAAEALMPVYDDMDRAVTMGAADPAKLIPGMQAVQGKILGVFAGLGLEATGKEGEAFDPQWHEALQVVPGDEDDVIVQVYQLGFRMGDRLVRPARVVVSRKG, from the coding sequence ATGTTCCGTAAGAGAGGCCCCAAGATGACCGACGACCAGCACAAACCCACCGACACCGCCCCCACCGACACCACCGAAGCCACCGCCAAGACCGTCACGGAGGACGGCCTGGACATCCCCGACACCGAGGCCGACAACATGGCCGAGGACGCCGAGACCGCCTTCCCCGGCATGGACGGCCTGGACGAGGGGATGCTCGGGCAGGTGCAGGAGATGATGGCGAAACTGGAACGCGCCGACGAACTGGAGAAGGAGAACGCCGACCTGAAGAACCGCCTGGCGCGGCTGGCGACTGACTTCGACAGCTACCGCCGCCGCACCCAGGAGGACGTGAACGCCGCGCAGGGCCAGGGGGTCAGCAAGGCCGCCGAGGCGCTGATGCCCGTGTACGACGACATGGACCGCGCCGTGACCATGGGCGCCGCCGATCCCGCCAAGCTGATTCCCGGCATGCAGGCCGTGCAGGGCAAGATCCTGGGCGTGTTCGCGGGCCTGGGCCTGGAAGCGACCGGCAAGGAAGGCGAGGCCTTCGACCCGCAGTGGCACGAGGCGCTGCAGGTCGTGCCGGGCGACGAGGACGACGTGATCGTTCAGGTGTACCAGCTGGGCTTCCGCATGGGCGACCGTCTCGTGCGCCCCGCCCGCGTCGTCGTCAGCCGGAAGGGTTGA
- the dnaK gene encoding molecular chaperone DnaK, translated as MPKAVGIDLGTTNSVISVMEGGRPEVIVNAEGARTTPSVVAYKGDERLVGQIARRQAALNPAATLFEVKRFIGRRWDEVKMEAERSPFTVKEGPGGSVRIEVNGQDLAPEQVSAEVLRKLVNDASAKLGEKIRDVVITVPAYFDNSQREATKQAGEIAGLNVLRVINEPTAAALAYGLERKGNETVLVFDLGGGTFDVTILELGDGVFEVKSTSGDTHLGGADFDQRIVDWLAGEFQKDNNFDLRKDKQALQRLIEAAEKAKIELSNASETSISLPFITFDPETRTPMHLERTLSRAKFEELTSDLLRRVRKPVEQALADAKLDASKIDEVILVGGSTRIPAVKRIVQDIIGKTPNESVNPDEAVALGAAVQAGIIQGDSSLGDIVLVDVTPLTLGVEVKGGMIAPMITRNTTVPAKKTEIYTTAENNQPGVEINVLQGERPMANDNKSLGRFKLEGIPPMRAGQPQIEVTFDIDANGILHVTAKEKTSGKEASIRIENTTTLDKSDVERMVQEAEQNAAADKQRREKVEKRNNLDSLRVQALGQIEENEGAAQDAKDKLRAAADEAEEAVRSDDDTRIDAAQKKLEEELRTFMTAAQAQGQDGAAQGQPQAKADDDVIDADFKPAE; from the coding sequence ATGCCCAAAGCAGTCGGAATTGACCTCGGTACCACCAACTCTGTGATCTCCGTCATGGAAGGCGGCCGCCCCGAAGTGATCGTGAACGCCGAAGGCGCCCGCACCACCCCCAGCGTCGTCGCGTACAAGGGCGACGAGCGCCTCGTCGGGCAGATCGCCCGCCGTCAGGCCGCCCTGAACCCCGCCGCCACGCTGTTCGAAGTCAAACGCTTCATCGGCCGCCGCTGGGACGAAGTGAAGATGGAAGCTGAACGCAGCCCCTTCACCGTGAAAGAAGGCCCCGGCGGCAGCGTGCGCATCGAAGTGAACGGCCAGGACCTCGCCCCCGAGCAGGTCAGCGCCGAGGTGCTGCGCAAACTCGTGAACGACGCTTCTGCCAAGCTGGGCGAGAAGATCCGCGACGTGGTCATCACCGTGCCCGCGTACTTCGACAACAGCCAGCGCGAGGCCACCAAGCAGGCCGGTGAGATCGCGGGCCTGAACGTCCTGCGCGTCATCAACGAACCCACCGCCGCCGCGCTCGCCTACGGCCTGGAACGCAAGGGCAACGAGACCGTGCTGGTCTTCGACCTGGGGGGCGGCACCTTCGACGTGACCATCCTCGAACTGGGCGACGGCGTGTTCGAAGTGAAATCCACCAGCGGCGACACCCACCTGGGCGGCGCGGACTTCGACCAGCGCATCGTCGACTGGCTCGCGGGCGAGTTCCAGAAGGACAACAACTTCGACCTGCGCAAGGACAAGCAGGCCCTGCAGCGCCTGATCGAAGCGGCCGAGAAGGCCAAGATCGAACTCAGCAACGCCTCCGAGACCTCGATCAGCCTGCCGTTCATCACCTTCGACCCCGAGACCCGCACGCCCATGCACCTCGAGCGCACCCTCAGCCGCGCCAAGTTCGAGGAACTCACCAGCGACCTGCTGCGCCGCGTGCGCAAGCCCGTCGAGCAGGCCCTCGCGGACGCCAAGCTGGACGCCAGCAAGATCGACGAAGTGATCCTGGTGGGCGGCAGCACCCGCATCCCCGCCGTGAAACGCATCGTGCAGGACATCATCGGCAAGACCCCCAACGAGTCCGTGAACCCCGACGAGGCCGTCGCGCTCGGCGCCGCCGTGCAGGCCGGGATCATCCAAGGCGACAGCAGCCTGGGCGATATCGTGCTGGTGGACGTGACCCCGCTGACGCTGGGCGTGGAGGTCAAGGGCGGCATGATCGCCCCGATGATCACCCGCAACACCACCGTGCCCGCCAAGAAGACCGAGATCTACACCACCGCCGAGAACAACCAGCCCGGCGTGGAGATCAACGTCCTCCAGGGTGAACGCCCCATGGCGAACGACAACAAGAGCCTGGGCCGCTTCAAACTGGAAGGCATCCCGCCCATGCGCGCCGGACAGCCCCAGATCGAGGTGACCTTCGACATCGACGCCAACGGCATCCTGCACGTCACCGCCAAGGAGAAGACCAGCGGCAAGGAAGCCAGCATCCGCATCGAGAACACCACCACCCTCGACAAGAGCGACGTGGAACGCATGGTGCAGGAAGCCGAGCAGAACGCCGCCGCCGACAAGCAGCGCCGCGAGAAGGTCGAAAAGCGCAACAACCTCGACAGCCTGCGCGTCCAGGCCCTCGGCCAGATCGAGGAGAACGAGGGTGCCGCTCAGGACGCCAAGGACAAGCTCAGGGCCGCCGCCGACGAGGCCGAGGAAGCCGTCCGCAGCGACGACGACACCCGCATCGACGCCGCGCAGAAGAAGCTGGAAGAGGAACTCCGCACCTTCATGACCGCCGCGCAGGCGCAGGGTCAGGACGGCGCCGCGCAGGGCCAGCCCCAGGCGAAAGCCGACGACGACGTGATCGACGCGGACTTCAAACCCGCCGAATAA
- a CDS encoding cytochrome P450: MTAAPEAQPPRPAGLPLLGHAPALMRDVLGFMTRMTRDHGDVVRVRLGAQDVWVVGHPGDIETLHLQTGRLFDKGLWRNPLLTRLLGRGLLISEGDFWLRQRRLAQPAFHGARIQGYLKVMQTQVQALTRDWAAGGERDVSADLSGMTLRIVMRSVMGLPENSAQVERISHALDQALTGFNRDFGVPLPPGVPTPARRLFRRGSNGLDDVMRELIAARRQQGGTHDDLLDMLLAARDDQGQPMTDAQLLDEVKNILLAGHDTTASTLTFALYLLATHPDADARLQEELTRLDGRPPGLDDLRSLPFLDAVIKETLRLYPAAWSTQREARQEVTVGGYVAPPGTLFVINHWVTQRDPRFFEHPDEFRPERWLDGLEARLPKYAYFPFGGGGRICIGREFARLEAAVALAHLAGQFRFTPLRPLRLEPAVSLRPRGGLPMRIEPRQSGREG, encoded by the coding sequence ATGACCGCCGCCCCCGAGGCCCAGCCGCCCCGCCCCGCAGGCCTGCCCCTGCTGGGCCACGCCCCCGCCCTGATGCGCGACGTGCTGGGCTTCATGACCCGCATGACCCGCGACCACGGCGACGTCGTCCGCGTCCGCCTGGGCGCCCAGGACGTGTGGGTGGTCGGGCACCCCGGCGACATCGAGACGCTGCACCTTCAGACCGGCCGCCTGTTCGACAAGGGCCTGTGGCGCAACCCCCTGCTGACCCGCCTGCTGGGGCGCGGCCTGCTGATCTCCGAGGGGGACTTCTGGCTGCGGCAGCGTCGCCTCGCGCAGCCCGCCTTCCACGGCGCCCGCATCCAGGGGTACCTGAAGGTCATGCAGACCCAGGTGCAGGCCCTGACGCGGGACTGGGCGGCGGGCGGCGAGCGGGACGTGAGCGCCGACCTGTCCGGCATGACCCTGCGGATCGTGATGCGCAGCGTCATGGGCCTCCCCGAGAACAGCGCGCAGGTCGAGCGGATCTCCCACGCGCTGGACCAGGCCCTGACCGGCTTCAACCGGGACTTCGGCGTGCCCCTGCCGCCCGGCGTGCCCACCCCCGCCCGGCGCCTGTTCCGGCGTGGCAGCAACGGCCTGGACGACGTCATGCGGGAACTGATCGCCGCGCGCCGCCAGCAGGGCGGCACGCACGACGACCTGCTCGACATGCTCCTCGCCGCGCGCGACGACCAGGGTCAGCCCATGACCGACGCGCAGCTGCTCGACGAGGTGAAGAACATCCTGCTGGCCGGGCACGACACGACCGCCAGCACCCTGACGTTCGCGCTGTACCTGCTCGCCACCCACCCGGACGCCGACGCGCGCCTGCAGGAGGAACTGACCCGCCTGGACGGCCGTCCGCCCGGACTGGACGACCTGCGGAGCCTGCCGTTCCTGGACGCCGTGATCAAGGAGACGCTGCGCCTCTACCCGGCGGCCTGGAGTACGCAGCGCGAGGCGCGGCAGGAGGTCACGGTCGGCGGGTACGTCGCCCCGCCCGGCACGCTGTTCGTCATCAACCACTGGGTGACGCAGCGCGACCCGCGTTTCTTCGAGCACCCCGACGAGTTCCGCCCGGAACGCTGGCTGGACGGCCTGGAGGCCCGCCTGCCGAAGTACGCGTACTTCCCCTTCGGGGGCGGCGGACGCATCTGCATCGGGCGGGAATTCGCACGCCTGGAAGCCGCCGTCGCCCTGGCGCACCTGGCGGGGCAGTTCCGGTTCACGCCCCTGCGCCCCCTGCGCCTGGAACCCGCCGTCAGCCTCCGGCCCCGCGGCGGGCTGCCCATGCGCATCGAACCCCGGCAGAGCGGTCGGGAAGGATGA
- a CDS encoding Glu/Leu/Phe/Val dehydrogenase encodes MTATQDPTNNAGPKSGAHAIPSYLDPNNIGPYEIYLEQVERVTPYLGKLAYWAETLKRPKRILVVDVPIHLDDGTVAHFEGYRVQHNTSRGPAKGGVRYHQDVTLSEVMALSAWMTVKNAAVNLPYGGGKGGIRIDPRKYSTGELERLTRRYTTEIGLIIGPEKDIPAPDVNTNPQTMAWMMDTYSMNVGRTATGVVTGKPVSLGGSLGRGDATGRGVFVTGAEAMKKLGMPMQGARVAVQGFGNVGEAAARIFHEHGAKIVAIQDVTGTIHSDAGIDPKAALEHLRRTGKITEMPGTEEIKRDEFWGVDCDVMIPAALEKQITLANAGQIKAKLIVEGANGPTIPAADDLLAERGVTVVPDVLANAGGVTVSYFEWVQDFSSFFWTEDEINKRLDRIMSEAFGSLWDVKERHGVTLRTAVYIVACTRVLEARALRGLYP; translated from the coding sequence ATGACCGCCACGCAAGATCCGACCAACAACGCTGGCCCCAAATCCGGCGCGCACGCCATTCCCAGCTACCTCGACCCGAACAACATCGGGCCGTACGAGATCTACCTCGAGCAGGTCGAGCGCGTCACGCCGTACCTCGGCAAGCTCGCCTACTGGGCCGAGACCCTCAAGCGCCCCAAGCGCATCCTGGTCGTGGACGTGCCCATTCACCTGGATGACGGCACGGTCGCGCACTTCGAGGGCTACCGCGTGCAGCACAACACGTCGCGCGGCCCCGCCAAGGGCGGCGTGCGCTACCACCAGGACGTCACCCTCAGCGAGGTCATGGCCCTGTCGGCGTGGATGACCGTGAAGAACGCCGCCGTGAACCTCCCGTATGGGGGCGGCAAGGGCGGCATCCGCATCGACCCGCGCAAGTACTCCACCGGGGAACTGGAGCGCCTGACGCGCCGCTACACGACCGAGATCGGCCTGATCATCGGGCCGGAAAAGGACATTCCCGCGCCGGACGTGAACACCAACCCGCAGACCATGGCGTGGATGATGGACACGTACTCCATGAACGTGGGCCGCACCGCGACCGGCGTCGTGACCGGCAAGCCCGTGTCCCTGGGCGGCAGCCTGGGGCGCGGCGACGCCACCGGGCGCGGCGTGTTTGTGACGGGCGCGGAGGCCATGAAGAAACTCGGGATGCCCATGCAGGGCGCGCGGGTGGCCGTGCAGGGCTTCGGGAACGTGGGCGAGGCCGCCGCGCGCATCTTCCACGAGCACGGCGCGAAGATCGTCGCCATTCAGGACGTGACCGGCACCATCCACAGCGACGCCGGGATCGACCCGAAGGCCGCGCTGGAGCACCTGCGCCGCACCGGCAAGATCACCGAGATGCCCGGCACCGAGGAGATCAAGCGTGACGAGTTCTGGGGCGTGGACTGCGACGTGATGATCCCCGCCGCGCTGGAAAAACAGATCACCCTGGCGAACGCCGGGCAGATCAAGGCGAAACTGATCGTCGAGGGCGCCAACGGCCCCACCATTCCCGCCGCGGACGACCTGCTTGCCGAGCGCGGCGTGACCGTCGTGCCGGACGTGCTGGCGAACGCGGGCGGCGTGACCGTGTCGTACTTCGAGTGGGTGCAGGACTTCAGCTCGTTCTTCTGGACCGAAGACGAGATCAACAAGCGCCTGGACCGCATCATGAGCGAGGCCTTCGGCAGCCTGTGGGACGTCAAGGAACGCCACGGCGTGACGCTGCGCACCGCCGTGTACATCGTCGCCTGCACCCGCGTGCTCGAAGCGCGCGCGCTGCGCGGCCTGTACCCGTAA